A stretch of the Candidatus Poribacteria bacterium genome encodes the following:
- the raiA gene encoding ribosome-associated translation inhibitor RaiA codes for MSRAKATARQRGRRMNVEIVARGFDLPDAARQAIDAQLVRLADVGLELIEATVTLEQRRNQYLAEINLFGRRISFHAETQIEADSVSAAIDAVIDKAEKQLRRHKDRADERRRRGRDDARATEMAVPDPSVAALDGDMSIIPMPESFEAKPMSVDEAAMQLNLSKNNFIVFRNADNSDVNVLFKKRNGTFGWIYPE; via the coding sequence ATGTCCCGCGCAAAGGCGACTGCACGTCAGAGAGGACGGCGCATGAATGTAGAGATCGTCGCACGAGGGTTCGATCTGCCCGACGCCGCGCGTCAAGCGATCGACGCGCAGCTTGTCAGACTCGCCGACGTCGGGTTGGAGCTCATAGAAGCGACGGTGACTCTGGAACAGCGGAGGAACCAGTACCTCGCAGAAATCAACCTCTTTGGCAGACGCATCTCCTTCCACGCAGAAACGCAGATCGAGGCAGACTCCGTGTCCGCCGCCATCGACGCCGTGATCGACAAGGCGGAGAAACAACTCCGCCGCCATAAGGACCGCGCCGACGAACGACGACGGCGAGGACGCGACGACGCGCGGGCTACCGAAATGGCGGTCCCGGATCCATCCGTCGCCGCGCTCGACGGGGACATGTCCATCATCCCCATGCCGGAGAGCTTCGAAGCCAAGCCGATGAGCGTCGACGAAGCGGCGATGCAGTTGAACCTCTCCAAGAACAACTTCATCGTCTTCCGCAACGCCGACAACAGCGACGTGAACGTCCTGTTCAAGAAGCGCAACGGCACGTTTGGATGGATCTATCCCGAGTGA